In Fusobacterium hwasookii, a single window of DNA contains:
- a CDS encoding MarR family transcriptional regulator, whose translation MDNKKLYEKEILNAQIETNEDEKLVNDRYKKLNGIMEPMYDFILAYSNYYSIRRDYGSGEKFTMIEIHILTEIYDNSGITVTELAEKWCRTSSAISQTVRKLMKWGLINRIGNENNGKIYHLTITEKGKELASLHKKYDNLDIVKTKKKLLKKFTIEELIAFDKICKEYTNILRYKKEKK comes from the coding sequence GTGGATAATAAAAAGCTATATGAAAAAGAAATTTTAAATGCACAAATAGAAACAAATGAAGATGAAAAATTAGTTAATGATAGATATAAAAAATTAAATGGAATAATGGAGCCTATGTATGATTTTATTTTAGCTTATTCAAATTATTATTCTATTAGAAGAGACTATGGTTCTGGTGAAAAATTTACAATGATAGAAATACATATTTTAACTGAAATATATGATAACTCTGGAATTACTGTTACTGAATTAGCTGAAAAATGGTGTAGAACAAGTAGTGCTATTTCACAAACTGTTAGAAAATTAATGAAATGGGGGCTTATAAATAGAATAGGTAATGAAAATAATGGAAAAATTTATCATTTAACTATTACAGAAAAAGGAAAAGAATTAGCTTCATTGCATAAAAAATATGATAATTTAGATATAGTGAAAACTAAAAAAAAGTTATTAAAAAAATTTACAATAGAAGAATTAATAGCTTTTGATAAAATATGTAAAGAGTATACAAATATTTTAAGATATAAAAAAGAGAAAAAATAA
- a CDS encoding acetyl-CoA hydrolase/transferase family protein produces the protein MKKWKESYKLKICTPDEAIQKIKDAKRISFGHICSESSVLTEALVRNKKLFKKLEIAHLLSVGKSEYAKEENSEYFRHNALFIGSKTREAANSSYGDYTPTFFFETAKLFGKDGELALDAMLLQVSTPDEHGYCSYGLSCDYTKSATENAKIVIAQINKFVPRTLGNCFVHIDDIDYIIEEDTPIPEVQPPVVGEIERKIGGFCASLVRDGDTLQLGIGAIPVAVLNFLKEKKDLGIHSEMISDGIVDLINLGVITNKKKNLNPNKAIATFLMGSKKLYDYANDNPAIELHPVDYVNNPIIIAQNDNMVSINSAIQVDLMGQVNAEYIDSKQFSGPGGQVDFVRGATMSKGGKSIIALPSTTAKESISRIVFAFDEGTPVTTSRNDVDYVITEYGIAHLRGKTLRERAKLLIEIAHPKFREELRKKALEKFGEL, from the coding sequence TGAAGCAATTCAAAAAATTAAAGATGCTAAAAGAATTTCTTTTGGGCATATCTGTTCAGAATCTTCTGTTTTAACAGAAGCATTAGTGAGAAATAAAAAATTATTTAAAAAATTAGAAATTGCTCATTTGTTGTCAGTAGGAAAAAGTGAATATGCAAAGGAGGAAAATTCAGAATATTTTAGGCACAATGCATTATTTATTGGTTCTAAAACTAGGGAAGCAGCAAATAGTTCATATGGAGATTACACTCCAACATTCTTCTTTGAAACTGCAAAATTATTTGGAAAAGATGGTGAATTAGCACTAGATGCCATGTTACTTCAAGTATCCACTCCTGATGAGCATGGATATTGTAGCTATGGTCTTTCTTGTGATTATACAAAATCTGCTACTGAAAATGCAAAAATTGTTATTGCACAAATTAATAAGTTTGTGCCTAGAACATTAGGAAATTGTTTTGTACATATAGATGATATTGATTATATTATTGAAGAAGATACTCCAATTCCAGAAGTTCAACCACCAGTTGTTGGGGAAATTGAAAGAAAAATTGGAGGATTTTGTGCAAGTTTAGTTAGAGATGGAGATACTTTACAACTTGGAATTGGTGCAATTCCAGTAGCTGTTTTAAATTTCTTAAAAGAAAAAAAAGATTTAGGGATACATTCTGAAATGATTTCTGATGGAATTGTAGATTTAATTAACTTAGGTGTTATAACAAATAAAAAGAAAAATCTTAACCCTAATAAAGCAATAGCAACATTTTTAATGGGAAGTAAAAAACTATATGACTATGCAAATGATAATCCAGCAATAGAGTTACATCCTGTTGATTATGTAAATAATCCCATTATTATAGCTCAAAATGATAATATGGTTTCTATTAACTCAGCTATTCAAGTTGATTTAATGGGACAAGTAAATGCAGAATATATAGACTCTAAACAATTTAGTGGACCTGGTGGGCAAGTTGATTTTGTAAGAGGTGCAACAATGTCTAAGGGTGGTAAGTCTATAATAGCTTTACCTTCAACTACCGCAAAAGAAAGTATTTCAAGAATAGTTTTTGCTTTTGATGAGGGGACTCCAGTTACTACTTCAAGAAATGATGTGGACTATGTTATAACAGAATATGGAATTGCTCATTTAAGAGGAAAAACTTTAAGAGAAAGAGCAAAACTTTTAATTGAAATTGCTCATCCTAAATTTAGAGAAGAATTAAGAAAAAAAGCACTAGAAAAATTTGGAGAATTATAA